One window of the Primulina eburnea isolate SZY01 chromosome 18, ASM2296580v1, whole genome shotgun sequence genome contains the following:
- the LOC140819743 gene encoding LOW QUALITY PROTEIN: chaperonin 60 subunit alpha 2, chloroplastic-like (The sequence of the model RefSeq protein was modified relative to this genomic sequence to represent the inferred CDS: deleted 1 base in 1 codon) encodes MLLTFSSQLVLHNHPSFTGVDGKSNSCWLWSRHNVKQKPLVVKAGPKRVAFDRECREALLSGINKLADAVSVTLGPKGRNVILSESETLKVVNDGVTIAKSIELSDPIENIGALLLQEVAIKTNGSSGDGTTTSIILAREMIKSGLLAITSGANPVALRKGMEKTVKELVKSLKENSYAISRSEDIEAVASISAGNDEIIGKLIAEAMDKIGPDGLISVESSSSSDTSVIVEEGMKIDKGYMSPHFITNKDKSIVEFDNAKILVTDLKISDVREIVPLLEKATQLSVPLLIIAEDISRQVLEILVVNKMQGVLNAATVKCPGFGEAKKAILQDIALMTGADFISGDLGLNLESATSDQLGVAQKVTITSNCTTIIADPSTKAEIQARILQIKKDLAETDSKYMAEKLSARIAKLCGGVAIIKVGAHTELELEDRKLRIEDAKSATFAAMAEGVVPGGGATYVHLSRKIPILKKVFEDPEEKIGADIVGMALLAPAKFIAANAGVDGDVVVEKILSSDSRVGYNAMNGRYEDLIAAGVIDPCRVSRCALQNAVSIAGMILTTQAILVEKIRKTKPIVPHVPGISP; translated from the exons ATGTTGCTTACGTTTTCTTCGCAGCTAGTCTTGCACAATCATCCTTCGTTTACT gGAGTCGATGGAAAATCAAATTCATGCTGGTTGTGGAGCAGACACAATGTGAAACAGAAGCCTTTGGTGGTGAAGGCAGGTCCAAAGAGAGTAGCTTTCGACAGAGAGTGTAGAGAAGCTTTGCTTTCGGGCATCAATAAGCTTGCTGATGCTGTATCGGTGACCCTGGGACCTAAAG GGCGAAATGTGATCCTTTCAGAATCTGAGACACTTAAAGTTGTTAACGACGGTGTTACTATTGCCAAATCCATAGAACTCTCTGACCCTATTGAGAATATAGGAGCATTGCTCCTCCAAGAG GTTGCTATTAAAACAAACGGTTCATCTGGGGATGGCACAACGACTTCAATTATACTGGCTCGAGAAATGATTAAATCTGGGCTTCTAGCCATCACTTCTGGTGCCAACCCTGTCGCTTTGAGAAAAGGAATGGAGAAAACA GTGAAAGAATTGGTTAAAAGTTTGAAGGAAAATAGTTATGCTATAAGTCGAAGTGAAGACATTGAAG CTGTAGCTTCAATATCTGCGGGAAATGATGAAATTATTGGGAAGTTAATTGCTGAAGCGATGGATAAAATTGGTCCTGATGGATTAATATCTGTTGAATCTTCTTCATCATCCGACACATCAGTGATAGTTGAAGAAGGAATGAAG ATAGACAAAGGTTACATGTCTCCTCATTTCATCACCAACAAGGACAAATCTATAGTTGAGTTTGACAATGCTAAAATTCTTGTGACTGATCTAAAGATATCTGATGTGAGAGAGATTGTTCCTTTGTTGGAAAAGGCCACACAGTTGAGTGTCCCTTTGCTGATAATTGCTGAAGACATTTCTCGACAAGTGCTGGAAATTCTAGTGGTCAATAAAATGCAAGGTGTGCTTAATGCTGCTACGGTAAAATGTCCTGGTTTTGGAGAAGCAAAAAAAGCTATTTTGCAAGATATCGCACTTATGACAG GAGCCGATTTTATCTCTGGAGATTTGGGCCTTAATCTTGAATCTGCAACTTCCGATCAGCTTGGAGTCGCACAAAAAGTAACCATAACGAGCAATTGCACAACTATAATTGCCGACCCTTCTACTAAAGCTGAAATACAGGCAAGAATTTTACAGATAAAGAAGGATTTAGCTGAGACTGATAGCAAATATATGGCAGAAAAACTCTCTGCAAGAATTGCAAAGCTCTGTGGTGGGGTCGCAATTATTAAGGTAGGAGCTCATACGGAGTTGGAACTTGAAGATCGGAAACTAAGAATTGAGGATGCAAAAAGTGCTACTTTTGCTGCCATGGCTGAAGGCGTGGTGCCTGGTGGTGGAGCAACCTATGTACATCTCTCTAGAAAAATACCTATACTGAAGAAGGTTTTTGAAGATCCAGAAGAGAAAATTGGTGCAGACATTGTTGGAATG GCCCTTCTTGCACCTGCAAAATTCATCGCAGCAAATGCAGGGGTCGATGGAGATGTAGTTGTAGAGAAAATTCTATCTTCTGACTCGAGAGTAGGGTATAATGCGATGAACGGGAGATATGAAGATCTGATAGCTGCTGGAGTTATTGATCCTTGCCGTGTTTCAAGATGTGCACTTCAGAATGCTGTCTCAATTGCTGGTATGATCCTTACCACTCAAGCCATTCTGGTGGAGAAAATAAGGAAAACAAAGCCAATTGTCCCTCATGTACCTGGAATATCGCCTTAA
- the LOC140819266 gene encoding uncharacterized protein has product MAGRPPRQNRNPRYANNNNNNNNNNNDNTNGEGNGPPPQFNLNQADLMAIATIVATTLQGLVNPNANQQPPPPPQHGVKFHYESLRKNRCPTFSGAADPEVSQSWLKSVETQLRLLEVPDALKVDVIVPFLEDKAAKWWEAVSPAMTTAGPITWRIFRETFLKQYYPAEVRLQKLSEFENLSQAPDMSVVEYTSQFNALGSYAPAIMADEVLKLHRFKKGLNSRIQSALAVYQPTNFSDLMGAAIRAEADIRRREGENRNKRPPVSQPSQGKPVFKRPNQSGGPPSGKFPANNYQGLKPCSTCGFKHSGECRRASGVCFGCGKAGHRIAECPTAANRPAGPNRGTGPNSGAGPSKPKEDKPNARIFAMTQEEADDATEVVSGTILIQSVPAYALFDCGATHSFMSKRFAKKLGRRPDKLTEPFRIATPTSRAIETEEIYRDCEISINNQTFSADLIQLIMVDFDIILGMDCLSSLESHEIRRRYLPSNDQ; this is encoded by the exons ATGGCCGGTAGACCACCGAGACAGAACCGCAACCCCCGTTAtgccaacaacaacaacaacaacaacaacaacaacaacgacAATACTAATGGAGAAGGCAACGGGCCTCCACCCCAGTTCAACCTCAACCAGGCAGACTTAATGGCTATAGCCACGATCGTGGCGACTACACTTCAGGGGTTAGTGAACCCCAATGCTAACCAGCAGCCCCCACCTCCACCACAGCATGGGGTCAAGTTTCATTACGAGTCTTTGCGCAAGAACAGGTGCCCAACTTTCAGTGGCGCTGCCGACCCTGAAGTTAGCCAGAGCTGGCTAAAGAGCGTGGAAACTCAGTTAAGACTATTGGAAGTCCCAGATGCACTAAAAGTGGACGTAATAGTGCCTTTCCTGGAAGACAAGGCAGCTAAATGGTGGGAAGCAGTCTCTCCAGCCATGACCACTGCTGGGCCAATCACATGGCGTATCTTCCGAGAAACATTTCTGAAACAGTACTACCCGGCGGAAGTCAGACTGCAGAAGTTAAGTGAGTTTGAGAATCTCAGTCAGGCCCCGGACATGTCAGTAGTGGAATACACCTCTCAGTTCAATGCCCTTGGTTCTTATGCTCCTGCAATTATGGCGGATGAAGTTCTGAAATTACACCGATTTAAAAAGGGGTTGAACAGCAGAATCCAATCCGCTCTGGCAGTCTACCAACCTACCAACTTTTCAGACTTGATGGGTGCGGCTATTCGAGCCGAAGCTGATATTCGTCGGAGAGAAGGGGAAAACAGGAACAAGCGACCCCCTGTCAGCCAGCCTTCCCAGGGAAAACCAGTGTTCAAGAGGCCCAATCAGTCAGGTGGACCTCCCTCAGGGAAATTCCCCGCCAATAACTACCAAGGACTCAAGCCATGCTCAACATGTGGCTTCAAGCACTCTGGGGAATGCCGAAGGGCAAGCGGTGTGTGTTTTGGATGTGGGAAAGCGGGGCACCGAATTGCAGAATGTCCTACCGCTGCCAACCGACCAGCAGGGCCAAACAGAGGAACTGGGCCAAATTCGGGAGCAGGCCCTAGTAAACCAAAAGAGGATAAACCCAATGCTAGGATCTTTGCCATGACTCAGGAAGAGGCTGATGACGCAACTGAAGTCGTGTCAGGTACCATTCTAATTCAATCAGTACCTGCCTATGCATTATTTGACTGCGGTGCTACCCATTCCTTtatgtctaagagatttgctAAGAAGTTAGGACGTAGGCCTGATAAGCTAACTGAACCTTTCCGAATAGCCACACCCACGAGTAGAGCTATAGAAACTGAGGAGATTTACAGAGATTGTGAGATCAGTATTAATAATCAGACTTTTAGCGCCGACTTGATACAGTTGATCATGGTCGATTTCGACATCATCTTagggatggattg CCTCTCAAgcttggaaagccatgaaatCCGGAGAAGATATCTACCTAGCAATGATCAGTGA